From Flavobacterium arcticum, the proteins below share one genomic window:
- a CDS encoding 6-pyruvoyl trahydropterin synthase family protein: MSKIRITKQFTFETGHALYGYDGKCKNVHGHSYKLSVTVIGIPITDNNHVKYGMVIDFGDLKKIVKEEIVDVFDHATVFNQNTPHIELAKELQKREHHVILVDYQPTSENMVIDFAKKIKNRLPDSIKLHSLKLQETESSFAEWYQSDN, encoded by the coding sequence ATGAGTAAAATAAGGATTACAAAACAATTTACTTTCGAAACTGGACACGCCTTATATGGCTATGATGGCAAATGTAAAAATGTTCATGGACATAGTTATAAACTATCAGTTACAGTTATAGGCATACCAATAACAGATAATAATCATGTAAAATATGGTATGGTTATAGACTTTGGCGATTTAAAGAAGATAGTAAAAGAAGAAATTGTAGATGTTTTTGATCATGCTACAGTATTTAACCAAAATACACCACATATAGAGTTGGCTAAAGAGCTACAAAAACGTGAGCATCACGTTATACTTGTAGACTACCAACCTACGAGTGAAAATATGGTGATTGATTTTGCTAAGAAAATAAAAAACCGACTACCCGATTCTATAAAGCTACACTCTTTAAAATTACAAGAAACCGAAAGCTCTTTTGCAGAATGGTATCAAAGTGATAATTAG
- a CDS encoding 2OG-Fe(II) oxygenase, producing the protein MNGTGLNPLYEKVITDLVEQQYSVVENFFSATEVLALRESLLVKYDEDMFKKSAIGNMANEVIVEAIRGDFIFWLDESIYNSAERQFFDKINDFTTYLNRTCFMGIADQEFHYAVYPPGTFYKRHLDTFQNDSKRKLSIVCYLNDEDWLPEYGGELTLYHTNDGVETALNIYPVQGRMVIFESQVLEHEVKPVQQERLSITGWLKSRPEIVF; encoded by the coding sequence ATGAATGGAACAGGGCTTAATCCGCTATATGAAAAGGTTATAACCGACTTAGTGGAACAGCAATATAGTGTTGTCGAAAATTTTTTTTCGGCTACCGAAGTGCTTGCACTCCGTGAAAGCCTTTTGGTAAAATATGATGAGGACATGTTTAAAAAATCGGCTATAGGTAATATGGCTAATGAAGTAATCGTTGAGGCGATTAGAGGCGATTTTATTTTTTGGCTTGATGAAAGTATTTATAATAGTGCCGAACGTCAGTTTTTTGATAAGATTAATGATTTTACGACTTACCTTAATCGTACTTGTTTTATGGGTATTGCCGATCAGGAGTTTCATTATGCAGTATACCCTCCAGGTACTTTTTATAAAAGGCATTTAGACACTTTTCAGAATGATAGTAAACGTAAATTGTCTATCGTATGTTATTTGAATGATGAAGATTGGTTGCCAGAGTATGGAGGTGAGCTTACACTATATCATACTAACGACGGTGTAGAAACGGCGTTAAATATATATCCTGTGCAAGGTCGTATGGTAATTTTTGAAAGTCAAGTTTTAGAACACGAGGTAAAACCAGTACAGCAAGAACGCCTTAGTATTACAGGATGGTTAAAATCGCGACCTGAGATTGTATTTTAA
- a CDS encoding T9SS type A sorting domain-containing protein encodes MKRKILLLCGVFSLFAFETITAQEYEYLEITSGLNEDVIANGANTAAASISTIVDNDSFAFVAADFQPTGTSIPPAYALPVDGNIASMATPGLSYQLADYSVNNSLRIHGTTPAPTVTTGTLVFSNQVSAKKLYVLATSGSGASTVTAIVNFTDATSQTITGAVLPDWYNSTVLPVAASGFGRVSVATNNVENPSGNPRMYQLTIDIDVENQIKEIESIQFTKTSTAQGVANIFAVTAELLGSCPSPDGLTAVFGITTGAVTWAESIIEPGDGYDYYFSTSADAPTEATVPTGNVASDVMTVEFSELEIGATYYFWVRSNCGDGDVGAWVATTFTTGQISSTYTEGDIETLYNTFPTITSTTTCPGTMTISIPDGYQIGDVATSYTMTTASNGYKSEQRSLLVCTTTNTSESSLYSGTGNGGTQEYNRTDLTFANGATGEVEFELRAWRTYGSSGCTTSHNFVDNNSWTVTVTYECVTPLTPQADDQTFCTASTVADLVAATDYDDATIRWYATEESVEPLAEETVLESGTYYVSQYRYTCESERQAVVVTLGTATLPLTETEQSFCTATNISGLYVDTIEGGVINWYATADSEELLAEELVLETGSYFVSQTVGGCESDRIEVAVTINATPDAPTGDMMQDFNTGETLASLEVDFVEFGTANWYVMTVEGNYEAVDATTVLENGVTYYVSQTLLSCESEMLAITANEVLSTVTHEFSGLKVYPNPANAMITIANVGVIENVKVANLLGQTVLNRTANTETVELNVSSLAAGTYILNVQLQNGATTSVKIVKQ; translated from the coding sequence ATGAAAAGAAAAATACTTTTGCTATGTGGGGTTTTCTCACTTTTTGCTTTTGAAACAATTACAGCCCAAGAATATGAATATTTAGAGATTACATCTGGATTAAATGAAGATGTAATAGCCAATGGTGCTAATACTGCAGCTGCATCTATAAGTACAATTGTAGATAATGATAGTTTTGCTTTTGTTGCTGCCGATTTTCAGCCTACAGGGACATCTATTCCACCAGCTTATGCGCTTCCTGTAGATGGCAATATAGCCTCGATGGCTACGCCAGGATTAAGTTATCAATTAGCTGATTATTCAGTTAACAACTCACTAAGAATACACGGTACTACTCCAGCACCTACTGTTACTACAGGAACTTTGGTTTTCTCTAATCAAGTTAGTGCTAAAAAACTTTATGTTTTAGCTACTTCGGGTAGTGGTGCATCTACTGTAACTGCTATTGTTAATTTTACTGATGCTACTTCACAAACTATAACAGGAGCTGTTTTGCCTGATTGGTATAATAGTACTGTATTACCCGTTGCAGCATCAGGTTTTGGACGTGTAAGTGTAGCAACTAATAATGTTGAAAACCCATCGGGTAATCCAAGAATGTATCAACTTACTATAGATATAGATGTTGAAAACCAAATAAAAGAAATAGAGAGTATTCAATTTACCAAGACTTCTACAGCCCAAGGTGTAGCTAATATATTTGCTGTAACCGCAGAGCTATTAGGTAGTTGTCCTTCTCCTGATGGTTTAACGGCTGTTTTTGGAATAACTACGGGAGCTGTTACATGGGCAGAGTCTATAATAGAGCCTGGAGATGGTTATGACTATTACTTTAGTACAAGTGCCGATGCACCAACAGAAGCTACAGTGCCAACAGGTAATGTTGCATCTGATGTAATGACTGTTGAGTTTTCAGAATTAGAAATAGGAGCAACATACTATTTTTGGGTGCGCTCTAACTGTGGTGATGGCGATGTAGGTGCTTGGGTAGCTACTACTTTTACAACAGGTCAAATTTCGTCTACTTATACAGAAGGCGATATAGAAACATTATATAATACCTTTCCAACAATAACATCAACAACTACTTGTCCTGGAACAATGACTATTTCAATTCCTGACGGATACCAAATAGGAGATGTAGCAACATCATATACTATGACTACTGCAAGTAACGGGTATAAATCAGAACAGCGTTCGCTATTGGTTTGTACTACTACCAATACTTCTGAATCAAGTCTTTATTCTGGTACAGGTAATGGAGGAACACAAGAATACAACCGTACAGATTTAACATTTGCCAATGGTGCTACGGGTGAGGTGGAGTTTGAACTAAGAGCATGGAGAACTTATGGTAGTTCTGGTTGTACTACAAGTCATAATTTTGTAGACAATAATAGCTGGACAGTTACAGTAACTTATGAATGTGTTACACCGTTAACTCCGCAAGCTGATGACCAAACATTTTGTACTGCTAGTACAGTAGCTGATTTGGTTGCTGCAACAGATTATGACGACGCTACAATTCGTTGGTATGCAACAGAAGAAAGCGTAGAGCCACTTGCCGAAGAAACAGTACTTGAATCAGGAACATATTATGTATCACAATACAGGTATACTTGCGAGAGTGAAAGACAGGCTGTAGTGGTAACACTAGGTACTGCAACATTACCATTAACAGAAACTGAGCAGTCATTTTGTACAGCGACTAATATATCAGGTTTATATGTAGATACTATAGAGGGCGGAGTTATCAATTGGTATGCAACAGCAGACAGTGAAGAATTATTAGCAGAAGAGTTAGTGTTAGAAACAGGCTCTTACTTTGTGTCACAAACTGTAGGAGGCTGTGAGAGTGATAGAATAGAAGTAGCTGTTACCATTAATGCTACACCTGATGCGCCTACAGGCGATATGATGCAAGACTTTAATACAGGCGAAACTCTTGCAAGTCTTGAGGTTGATTTTGTTGAATTTGGAACTGCTAACTGGTATGTAATGACTGTAGAAGGGAATTATGAAGCCGTAGATGCTACTACAGTATTAGAAAATGGTGTTACTTATTATGTTTCGCAAACACTTCTTAGTTGTGAGAGCGAAATGCTAGCTATAACAGCAAATGAAGTACTTAGTACAGTAACTCATGAGTTCTCAGGATTAAAAGTATATCCTAACCCTGCTAATGCAATGATTACTATTGCAAATGTGGGTGTTATAGAAAATGTAAAAGTTGCTAACCTTTTAGGGCAAACAGTACTAAACCGTACTGCTAATACTGAAACGGTAGAACTTAATGTATCTAGTCTTGCTGCGGGTACTTATATACTTAATGTACAGTTGCAAAATGGCGCAACAACATCAGTTAAGATTGTTAAGCAATAA
- a CDS encoding enoyl-CoA hydratase/isomerase family protein yields MTTTNRPDGSLYTNIENHIATIEFGHPASNSFPSVLLQRLTDELNQLSDNNDVHVIVLKSEGEKAFCAGASFTELLAVSNLDEGAKFFSGFANVINAMRKCSKLIVGRIHGKAVGGGVGLAAACDYALATEHSAIKLSEFTIGIGPFVIAPAVERKMGVAALAEMTIAADEWKNAYWAKEKGLYAKVFDNVEDLDKEIDILTSKLAGYNPEALQAMKKVLWEGTETWNTLLADRAAISGKLVLSDATKKALEPYRK; encoded by the coding sequence ATGACAACTACTAACAGACCTGACGGATCGCTTTATACCAATATTGAAAATCACATTGCTACTATAGAGTTTGGGCATCCTGCAAGTAACTCTTTCCCATCAGTACTATTACAACGCCTTACCGATGAGTTAAACCAATTAAGTGATAATAACGATGTACATGTAATTGTATTAAAAAGTGAAGGCGAAAAAGCCTTTTGTGCAGGAGCATCTTTTACCGAATTACTAGCCGTTTCTAACCTAGACGAAGGTGCAAAATTCTTCTCGGGGTTTGCCAATGTTATTAATGCTATGCGTAAGTGTTCTAAACTTATTGTAGGGCGCATTCACGGTAAAGCCGTAGGTGGTGGCGTAGGGCTTGCAGCAGCCTGCGATTATGCCTTAGCTACAGAGCATAGTGCTATAAAACTATCTGAATTTACCATAGGTATAGGACCATTTGTAATTGCACCTGCCGTAGAACGAAAAATGGGCGTTGCTGCTCTTGCCGAAATGACTATTGCTGCCGATGAGTGGAAAAATGCCTATTGGGCAAAAGAAAAAGGATTGTATGCCAAAGTATTTGACAATGTAGAAGATCTTGATAAAGAAATTGATATTCTTACAAGCAAGCTGGCAGGCTATAACCCCGAAGCATTGCAAGCAATGAAAAAAGTATTATGGGAAGGCACAGAAACATGGAACACATTACTTGCCGATAGAGCTGCAATATCAGGTAAACTAGTACTATCTGACGCTACTAAAAAAGCACTTGAGCCTTATAGAAAATAA
- a CDS encoding DUF4256 domain-containing protein, with translation MSANNKNLSPDLQEELLKALQIRFENNMHRHKGLKWEDVLAKLEANPEKLWSLNEMEETGGEPDVVDFDKKTAEYIFYDCVVESPKGRRSYCYDNAALEARKKHKPKNNAIDAALALGAELLSEEEYKELQKLGEFDTKTSSWIKTPDEIRKHGGAVFADRRYNHVFVYHNGAESYYAARGFRCLLRV, from the coding sequence ATGAGTGCCAACAATAAAAATCTATCTCCCGATTTACAGGAAGAATTACTAAAAGCATTACAAATACGCTTTGAAAATAATATGCATCGCCATAAAGGGCTAAAGTGGGAAGATGTACTTGCAAAGCTGGAGGCTAACCCCGAAAAACTATGGTCGCTTAATGAAATGGAAGAAACGGGAGGAGAACCCGACGTGGTAGATTTCGATAAAAAGACCGCTGAATATATTTTTTATGATTGTGTAGTAGAAAGCCCTAAAGGAAGAAGGAGTTATTGCTATGATAATGCTGCACTGGAAGCAAGAAAAAAGCATAAACCTAAAAATAACGCTATTGATGCTGCGTTAGCACTGGGCGCTGAACTTTTATCGGAAGAGGAATATAAAGAACTGCAAAAGCTTGGAGAGTTTGATACTAAAACCTCAAGCTGGATTAAAACACCTGATGAAATTAGGAAACACGGAGGTGCTGTTTTTGCCGATAGGCGTTATAACCATGTGTTTGTTTATCATAATGGAGCAGAGTCGTATTACGCAGCCAGAGGGTTTCGTTGTTTACTGAGAGTCTGA
- a CDS encoding YihY/virulence factor BrkB family protein, with protein MAAGENNKCQIYSFMDIKNSTFKIGHIPSLLVETYKVWNKHDPFRLSAVVAYYAVLSLPGLLVIIINLVGSIWGQEIVQGYLTDEISSALGQNASESIQAMMMETQNKDKSTLATILGIGVLIFGATGVFYHLQLSLNQIWEIKPKPNSGILKTLIDRARSFVFIIVIGFLLLISFIVTAAIAVLNNYITSILPEAIVYIAFVLDFIISIGIITVLFALIFRYLPDAKIRWKSVWVGAVITSVLFVLGKSLLGYYFGQSDPGSTYGAAGTIVLILLWVSYSCLILFFGAEFTWVYAKKYGSGIQSKYEETKK; from the coding sequence ATGGCAGCAGGTGAAAATAACAAATGTCAGATTTATTCATTCATGGACATAAAAAATTCAACATTTAAAATCGGTCATATCCCTTCGCTTTTGGTTGAGACCTATAAAGTTTGGAACAAACACGACCCGTTTCGGTTGAGTGCCGTTGTAGCATATTATGCTGTATTATCCTTACCAGGTTTATTAGTAATTATTATCAACTTAGTAGGCTCAATTTGGGGACAGGAAATAGTACAAGGCTATTTGACCGATGAAATTTCTAGTGCATTGGGTCAAAATGCTAGTGAATCTATTCAGGCCATGATGATGGAGACACAAAATAAGGATAAAAGTACCTTGGCAACAATACTTGGTATAGGTGTACTAATTTTTGGTGCAACGGGTGTGTTTTATCACTTACAGTTATCTTTAAATCAGATATGGGAGATAAAACCCAAACCCAATTCGGGCATCTTAAAAACGCTTATTGATAGAGCTCGAAGCTTTGTTTTCATTATCGTAATTGGTTTTTTATTGTTGATTAGTTTTATAGTAACTGCTGCAATTGCTGTATTAAACAATTATATCACTAGCATTTTACCCGAAGCCATTGTATATATTGCCTTCGTTTTAGATTTTATAATTTCGATTGGAATAATAACTGTTCTATTTGCACTCATTTTTAGATATCTACCTGATGCCAAGATAAGGTGGAAGTCAGTTTGGGTAGGTGCAGTAATTACATCGGTACTTTTTGTGCTAGGAAAGTCCTTGCTAGGATATTATTTTGGGCAATCTGACCCAGGGTCTACTTATGGAGCTGCCGGAACAATTGTTCTTATATTACTATGGGTATCTTATTCTTGCTTGATATTATTTTTTGGGGCTGAATTTACTTGGGTATATGCTAAAAAATACGGGTCGGGCATTCAGTCAAAATACGAGGAAACTAAAAAATAA
- the rlmF gene encoding 23S rRNA (adenine(1618)-N(6))-methyltransferase RlmF, with the protein MSSEKKQEEKGRLHLRNRNRERYDLDALLIATPELSNYVKPNKFGVDSVDFSNPVAVKLLNTALLSHYYGIKSWEFPDENLCPPIPGRADYIHYIADLLCESNFGRLPHGNKITCLDVGVGASCIYPILGVTEYNWNFIGADINENSIASAQNIINNNVQLSNKIELRLQKSSKDIFYGIIALEDKIDMTLCNPPFHASAEEAQKGTLRKVKNLSGKPIKTPELNFAGISNELICDGGEHQFIHNMIRESKKFAANCFWFSTLVSKQSNLKGIYKALDAIGATDVKTIPMGTGNKSTRIVAWTLLSKEEQKEWKATKWKK; encoded by the coding sequence ATGTCGTCAGAAAAAAAACAAGAAGAAAAGGGAAGATTACACCTAAGGAACAGAAATAGAGAGCGATATGATTTAGACGCATTACTAATTGCTACTCCTGAATTATCTAATTATGTAAAGCCTAATAAATTTGGAGTAGACTCGGTAGATTTTTCAAACCCTGTTGCTGTAAAATTGCTTAATACTGCATTACTGAGTCATTATTATGGTATAAAAAGCTGGGAATTTCCTGATGAAAACCTTTGTCCGCCTATTCCTGGTAGAGCCGATTATATTCATTACATAGCCGATTTATTGTGCGAAAGTAATTTTGGTAGGCTTCCGCATGGCAATAAAATTACGTGTTTAGATGTGGGAGTAGGGGCGAGTTGTATTTATCCTATACTTGGGGTTACAGAGTATAATTGGAACTTTATAGGTGCAGATATCAATGAAAATTCAATTGCATCGGCACAGAATATTATTAACAATAATGTACAGCTTAGCAACAAAATTGAACTTCGATTACAAAAAAGCAGTAAGGATATTTTTTATGGGATAATAGCCCTAGAAGATAAAATAGATATGACGCTATGCAATCCGCCTTTTCATGCATCTGCCGAAGAGGCACAAAAAGGAACGTTGCGCAAAGTAAAAAACCTATCGGGTAAGCCTATAAAAACTCCTGAACTCAACTTTGCGGGCATTAGTAATGAGCTTATTTGCGATGGCGGCGAACATCAGTTTATACATAATATGATAAGGGAGAGTAAAAAGTTTGCTGCAAATTGTTTTTGGTTTTCCACTTTAGTGTCTAAACAATCTAATTTAAAAGGGATTTATAAAGCATTAGATGCTATAGGGGCTACCGATGTAAAAACAATACCTATGGGTACGGGTAATAAATCTACCCGAATTGTAGCTTGGACGTTACTCTCTAAAGAAGAACAGAAAGAGTGGAAGGCTACAAAATGGAAAAAGTAA
- a CDS encoding haloacid dehalogenase type II codes for MKNHRRDFIKNIGLMGTTGILMPNMVMGGTQEMKTDFEIKTRPKVLFFDVNETLLDLTVMKKQVGKALNGREDLLSLWFTTMLQYSLVVTASGQYEHFGYIGAAALQMVAANNGITITQDEARKIIVDSIRALPAHLEVKTALSLLKKDGYKLVSFTNSSNEGVKTQFENAGLTEYFDERLSVEDVGKFKPATDTYAWGARKMGVKPEECMLIAAHGWDVAGALWAGWRAAFISRPGQQLFPLAPKTEIAENDLEKIAQILVTYK; via the coding sequence GGCGGTACACAAGAAATGAAAACAGATTTTGAGATAAAAACAAGACCTAAAGTACTATTTTTTGATGTAAATGAAACGCTGCTAGACCTGACTGTAATGAAAAAACAGGTAGGTAAAGCATTAAACGGTCGAGAAGATTTATTATCATTATGGTTTACTACAATGTTACAGTATTCACTTGTTGTTACAGCAAGTGGACAATATGAGCACTTTGGCTATATAGGGGCTGCTGCATTACAAATGGTGGCAGCAAACAATGGTATAACAATAACTCAAGATGAAGCACGAAAAATAATTGTAGACTCTATAAGAGCACTACCCGCACATCTTGAAGTTAAAACCGCACTATCATTATTAAAAAAAGATGGCTATAAGTTAGTATCATTTACTAATTCGTCAAACGAAGGGGTTAAAACTCAATTTGAAAATGCAGGGCTAACCGAATATTTTGATGAACGCCTAAGTGTAGAAGATGTAGGGAAATTTAAACCCGCTACAGATACCTATGCATGGGGAGCTCGAAAAATGGGTGTAAAACCTGAAGAGTGTATGCTTATTGCAGCCCACGGATGGGATGTTGCAGGTGCACTCTGGGCAGGATGGCGTGCAGCATTTATAAGCAGACCAGGACAACAATTATTCCCGTTAGCTCCTAAAACAGAAATTGCAGAAAATGATTTAGAGAAAATAGCGCAAATTCTTGTAACCTATAAATAA